In Candidatus Methanosphaera massiliense, the following are encoded in one genomic region:
- a CDS encoding Ig-like domain repeat protein, which produces MNFKKGIILLIFITLLTVGSCYASDNSTDTSETLENNIISSESTANTFETNDYNEYSDSDNPDDTIKYYKTASGHNKEKVSEIYVNKDKGNDKSSGNNTNPYKTIDKALDKVSTSNDSIIHISHGTYSLSKTRKIANCTTLTIVGEDKDNTIINLNHHKGFILNNVTINIQKLTLTNASHSGQGGVFTIESNVSFNADDCIFTNNDAVVGGVLFTSLDYNNITITNSLFRNNSADNQGGALQVGGEHTTTLIHNCSFINNSCDPNVDNVTFRRVGGAIYSGTYGVTYVDLCNFINNTAVNGTCIFSGSHAQLYLTNSNFTYNNASNNQHINTRGTVTIASGIGNITNCYFAYNNASYGAAISINSGEEANITSCVFYSNKARTLGGAIYNYGDLNVVNCKFIKNWGSNRGGAILDKGNKNVNIINSTFTDNSIRITADTSTDNPQGGAISISGPAITFNIDNCTFNNNSAYYGGAIYSKDDAKNININNTVFKNNDAQYGGAIYSDGVGLNIRIANSAFNNNNANNNGGSIVYNGLFITSLITDTEFTNNKAINSPRGEGGAIYIGKYATITMSNTTFVNNTANTYGGAISVQSSLYLSIIKSLIKNNTAVTGGAIYQNNSVNYGVFPSTIQLKTSILVDNGGIYQVYSEKPYDSQYNDNWINWTWFGQNNVPLTAAHNFNITKNYLLQISEDNILPRDWLNKTITIKSGGISEITVFIYSVVTKQDKLTLDYGYTDDFLKTVNIEITKNDNVTYTLPLYISENIDITGVKKLDILLDHQKIILTLNNDNITTIKTNIIGSDITRTIGEKVIINGSVKTSNGTLVNNGTVIIRIDDNTVAQTSVINGRYAYEYTIPSYDADKYKLTYNYIGEYPYDNSIITKTLTILKQDTKITTNNVKTYVKNTTILNGTVTTINGTPVANGTITIKLNEKTIGQTKVINGKYTYKYTIPITTTTNNIITYTYDGNSQCNSSTVSKNFTILKYKTKITATDVVGVIGTIINFNGTVTTNNGTLVNDGIINIKLNGKTMGKTNVTKGKFTYTYTVPVFSAKNYILTYTYGGNSIYDGSTLNKTFRIKKITTKITTNNVLGVIGTTVKLNGTITTTNGTKINNGTINIKINGTTIGQTKIINGKYTYNYTIPIITAKSYTLTYTYGGNSIYDRCTTSKTIKINKQTTRITTNNVKGYVGEPVILKGTLTTTNGTKINGSVTIKLNGKTVRKVTVTNGSFSYNYVIPAYHANNYTLNYIYDGTSQYNTSSANKIFTILKHDIVINASDVSIYAGETVNLKGTVKASNGTNIMQGTVIIKFNGRVIGQANITNSTFLYKYKIPDCTAKNYTLTYTYNESTNYNSYQFNSTLNVKNQTSIIKISSVTKKSDKLKFTVQIKGSKTAIPATAGSVVYKIDGKLVKDSNGTIIKTTIRNGTVVITYTIPKSIRKGTHTLTVVYYGGKSLRGGYTSTKVTI; this is translated from the coding sequence ATGAATTTTAAAAAAGGAATAATCTTATTAATATTCATTACATTACTAACTGTTGGTTCATGTTATGCTAGTGATAATTCAACGGATACTTCCGAGACACTAGAAAATAATATAATTTCATCGGAATCCACAGCTAACACGTTTGAAACCAATGATTATAATGAATATTCAGATTCAGACAATCCTGATGATACTATAAAATATTATAAAACAGCAAGTGGTCATAATAAGGAAAAAGTATCAGAAATCTACGTTAATAAGGATAAAGGTAATGATAAAAGTAGTGGTAACAATACAAATCCATATAAAACTATTGATAAAGCACTTGACAAAGTATCTACATCAAATGACTCCATTATTCACATTAGCCATGGAACATACAGCCTCAGTAAAACAAGAAAAATAGCTAATTGTACTACTCTTACAATAGTTGGTGAAGATAAGGATAATACTATTATTAACTTAAACCATCATAAGGGTTTCATATTAAATAATGTTACAATAAATATTCAGAAGTTAACATTAACTAATGCAAGTCATTCTGGTCAAGGTGGAGTATTCACAATCGAATCTAATGTATCATTTAATGCAGATGATTGTATATTTACAAATAATGATGCTGTTGTTGGAGGAGTACTATTCACATCCCTAGATTATAATAATATTACTATAACTAATAGTTTATTTAGAAATAACAGTGCAGATAACCAGGGAGGAGCATTACAAGTGGGTGGCGAACATACTACAACTTTAATACATAATTGTTCTTTTATTAATAATTCATGTGATCCAAATGTTGATAATGTTACATTTAGACGTGTTGGTGGAGCTATATACTCTGGAACTTATGGAGTAACATATGTTGATTTATGTAATTTCATAAATAACACTGCAGTTAATGGAACATGTATTTTTAGTGGTTCACATGCACAATTATATCTAACTAACAGTAATTTCACATACAACAATGCAAGTAATAATCAACATATAAACACTCGTGGTACCGTAACTATTGCCAGTGGTATTGGAAACATTACTAATTGTTACTTTGCATATAATAATGCAAGTTATGGTGCTGCTATTAGTATAAATAGTGGTGAAGAAGCAAATATCACATCATGCGTATTCTATTCTAATAAAGCACGTACCCTTGGAGGAGCCATTTATAATTATGGTGACTTAAATGTTGTTAATTGTAAATTTATTAAAAACTGGGGATCAAATAGAGGTGGTGCTATTTTAGATAAAGGTAATAAAAATGTGAATATCATAAACAGTACTTTCACAGACAACAGTATTAGAATAACCGCTGATACCTCCACAGATAATCCTCAGGGAGGAGCAATTAGTATTTCCGGACCTGCCATAACATTCAATATCGATAATTGTACATTTAACAATAACAGTGCATATTATGGTGGAGCCATATATTCAAAGGATGATGCTAAAAACATTAACATAAATAACACAGTATTTAAAAATAATGATGCACAATATGGTGGAGCAATATACAGTGATGGTGTTGGTCTTAATATCAGAATAGCTAACTCTGCATTTAATAATAATAATGCAAATAATAATGGAGGATCAATAGTATATAATGGATTATTTATTACTTCACTTATAACTGACACTGAATTTACTAACAATAAAGCTATTAACTCTCCAAGAGGTGAAGGGGGAGCAATATACATAGGAAAATATGCAACAATAACTATGTCTAATACAACATTTGTTAATAATACTGCAAATACTTATGGTGGAGCTATATCTGTTCAGTCTTCCCTGTACCTTAGTATTATTAAATCATTAATTAAAAATAACACAGCTGTCACTGGTGGAGCAATATATCAGAATAATAGTGTAAATTATGGAGTTTTTCCTTCAACAATCCAATTAAAAACAAGTATATTGGTAGATAACGGAGGAATTTATCAAGTATATTCAGAAAAACCATATGATTCTCAATACAATGATAACTGGATAAATTGGACATGGTTCGGACAAAACAATGTTCCTCTAACAGCCGCACATAATTTCAACATAACAAAAAATTATCTATTACAAATATCTGAGGATAATATCCTACCTCGGGACTGGTTAAATAAAACAATTACCATAAAGTCAGGAGGTATCTCTGAAATAACAGTATTCATATATTCTGTGGTTACAAAACAAGATAAACTAACACTTGATTATGGTTATACGGATGATTTCCTAAAAACTGTGAATATTGAAATAACAAAGAATGATAATGTTACATATACATTACCATTATATATATCAGAAAATATTGACATAACTGGTGTTAAAAAATTAGATATACTCTTAGATCATCAGAAAATTATTTTAACTTTAAATAATGATAATATTACTACGATAAAGACAAATATAATAGGTTCCGATATAACTAGGACTATTGGTGAAAAAGTAATAATAAATGGAAGTGTAAAAACAAGTAATGGAACATTAGTTAATAATGGAACTGTAATAATAAGAATCGATGATAATACTGTTGCTCAGACAAGTGTAATTAATGGAAGATACGCTTATGAGTATACCATTCCATCATATGATGCTGATAAATATAAACTAACTTACAATTATATCGGTGAATACCCTTATGATAATTCAATTATAACAAAAACATTAACCATACTAAAACAAGACACTAAGATAACAACAAACAATGTAAAAACATATGTTAAAAACACGACAATACTTAATGGAACAGTGACAACAATCAATGGAACACCAGTTGCTAATGGAACAATAACCATAAAACTTAATGAAAAAACAATAGGACAAACAAAAGTAATCAACGGAAAGTACACATACAAATATACAATTCCAATAACAACCACAACCAATAACATCATAACATATACCTATGATGGAAATTCCCAGTGCAATTCATCAACAGTATCCAAAAACTTCACAATATTAAAATACAAGACTAAAATAACAGCAACCGATGTTGTAGGAGTTATAGGAACTATTATAAACTTTAATGGAACAGTAACAACAAATAATGGCACATTAGTTAATGATGGAATAATAAACATAAAACTTAATGGAAAAACCATGGGAAAAACCAATGTAACAAAGGGAAAATTCACATACACATATACAGTTCCAGTATTCAGTGCAAAAAATTATATATTAACATACACCTATGGAGGAAATTCCATATACGATGGAAGTACCTTGAATAAGACCTTTAGAATAAAAAAAATAACTACTAAAATAACAACAAACAACGTTCTAGGAGTTATAGGAACTACTGTAAAACTCAATGGAACAATAACAACAACTAATGGAACCAAAATAAACAATGGAACAATAAACATAAAAATCAATGGAACAACAATAGGACAAACAAAGATAATTAATGGAAAGTACACGTATAATTATACAATTCCAATAATAACTGCAAAAAGTTATACATTAACTTACACATATGGAGGAAATTCCATATACGATAGATGTACTACAAGTAAAACAATTAAGATAAATAAGCAAACTACAAGGATAACAACAAATAATGTAAAAGGATATGTTGGAGAACCCGTTATTCTTAAAGGTACATTAACAACAACTAATGGAACTAAAATAAATGGATCTGTAACTATAAAACTTAATGGAAAAACTGTGAGAAAAGTAACAGTGACTAATGGTTCATTTAGTTATAATTATGTTATACCCGCATATCATGCGAATAATTATACATTAAATTATATCTATGATGGTACGTCCCAGTATAATACTTCATCTGCAAATAAGATTTTCACAATATTAAAACATGATATTGTAATAAATGCAAGTGATGTTAGTATATACGCTGGTGAAACTGTTAATCTTAAAGGAACTGTTAAAGCTAGTAACGGAACAAATATAATGCAAGGTACTGTAATAATAAAGTTCAATGGAAGAGTAATAGGACAAGCAAATATCACAAACAGTACATTCCTATATAAATATAAAATACCTGATTGTACTGCTAAAAACTATACATTAACTTATACGTACAATGAAAGTACTAATTATAACAGTTATCAATTCAACAGTACCTTGAATGTGAAAAACCAGACATCTATTATAAAAATAAGCAGTGTAACAAAAAAAAGTGATAAATTAAAATTCACTGTGCAGATTAAAGGATCAAAAACAGCAATCCCTGCTACTGCTGGAAGTGTAGTATATAAAATTGATGGTAAACTAGTTAAGGATTCAAATGGAACTATTATAAAAACTACTATTAGAAATGGTACTGTTGTTATAACATATACTATTCCTAAAAGTATTCGTAAGGGAACACATACATTAACAGTAGTTTATTATGGAGGAAAAAGTCTTCGTGGAGGTTATACTTCAACAAAAGTTACAATCTGA
- a CDS encoding pyrroline-5-carboxylate reductase family protein, with protein sequence MIKEDFFKNKIGVIGAGNIGRSVILKLLEKGYPYDNIQLSYNGSIFTFSALFDDNLVDMISDNSRLVNDSSIILLSVPPQSFEKIGDFGLDKDTLVISFMAGISIDKIKKQTKSENVVRVIPTGPDTIKNSCAIAGTYPGNAAADFLFDLLDFDYYVVDSEDKMDYMVIAGCLPAVYCRVDPHSNESVRDIQRFAGDFDEFIEISKKAEKLVPTDNIDEFVKQVSTPGGVTEAIISSLDQGNSLYDSLLAGIKRNNELS encoded by the coding sequence ATGATTAAAGAGGATTTTTTTAAGAATAAAATAGGTGTAATTGGTGCTGGAAATATAGGCAGATCTGTTATTTTAAAATTATTAGAAAAGGGTTATCCATATGATAATATTCAGTTATCATATAATGGGTCTATATTTACATTCAGTGCATTATTTGATGATAATCTTGTGGATATGATAAGTGATAATTCTAGATTAGTAAATGATTCTTCTATTATTTTACTGTCTGTTCCTCCACAATCTTTTGAAAAAATTGGTGATTTTGGATTGGATAAAGATACTCTTGTAATTTCATTTATGGCTGGTATATCTATTGATAAAATTAAAAAACAAACAAAATCTGAAAATGTAGTGAGGGTTATTCCAACTGGTCCTGATACCATTAAGAATTCTTGTGCTATTGCAGGTACATATCCTGGTAATGCTGCAGCTGATTTCTTGTTTGATTTACTTGATTTTGATTATTATGTTGTTGATAGTGAGGATAAAATGGATTATATGGTTATTGCTGGCTGTCTTCCAGCTGTTTATTGTCGTGTTGATCCACATAGTAATGAGAGTGTTAGGGATATACAGAGATTTGCAGGTGATTTCGATGAATTTATTGAGATTTCAAAAAAGGCTGAAAAGTTAGTTCCAACTGATAATATTGATGAATTTGTAAAACAAGTTTCAACGCCTGGTGGTGTTACTGAGGCTATTATTAGTAGTCTTGACCAGGGTAATTCTTTGTATGATTCATTACTGGCCGGTATTAAACGTAATAATGAATTATCTTAG